A single Ktedonobacteraceae bacterium DNA region contains:
- a CDS encoding B12-binding domain-containing protein produces MMARGEHIDAPDLERYPDIPLFNTKAVVQQTGVLATTLRAWERRYRILSPDRSNNAYRLYSERDIAKIRWLKARVDSGMTISQAIALLHHMDAQRRQRRETWNQIPGSADFSVFQIALPVAGEVSPADTTAGSAASETATTTAEQPGTSHQDEKRMGFSSPTYSMWDAQQRLLEAFQVFDEVAARAVMASMLAIYPTEEICIELIRPVMWRIGKLWEEGLITVSVEHFASAFFRGLLANLLHSSPASPAGPLVITCCAPGEAHELAPLMLALLLRRSGLRVVYLGQSIEIAGLLHTIRQTSPALLCISLSIFSFKQGLIDLSHLIWEMSPPRPILICGGQAFEKRPDLIPQVQGLYLNGDLRSNVAYLHQLAFEPPSGSVAIQ; encoded by the coding sequence ATGATGGCACGAGGAGAACATATTGATGCGCCAGACCTCGAGCGCTACCCTGATATCCCTTTGTTCAATACAAAGGCGGTGGTGCAACAGACGGGTGTGCTTGCTACTACCCTGCGTGCCTGGGAGCGTCGTTATCGCATTCTTTCCCCCGACCGTTCCAATAACGCCTACCGTCTTTACTCCGAGCGTGATATTGCCAAAATTCGCTGGCTCAAGGCGCGTGTCGATTCCGGCATGACCATCAGCCAGGCTATTGCGCTGCTCCATCATATGGACGCCCAACGACGCCAGCGCCGCGAAACCTGGAACCAAATACCAGGCAGTGCCGATTTTTCAGTATTCCAGATAGCTTTGCCGGTCGCAGGAGAGGTCTCCCCAGCAGATACAACAGCGGGTTCCGCAGCGTCTGAAACGGCCACAACGACGGCGGAACAACCTGGCACATCCCACCAGGATGAAAAGCGGATGGGCTTCTCTTCCCCCACATATAGCATGTGGGATGCTCAGCAGCGCCTGCTTGAAGCATTTCAGGTATTCGATGAGGTGGCGGCGCGCGCAGTTATGGCGTCCATGCTGGCTATCTATCCAACTGAAGAGATCTGTATCGAACTGATTCGACCGGTGATGTGGCGTATCGGCAAATTATGGGAAGAAGGACTGATTACGGTATCCGTCGAACACTTTGCGAGCGCTTTCTTTCGTGGCCTGCTCGCGAACCTCCTGCATAGCTCGCCCGCCTCGCCTGCTGGTCCGCTGGTCATTACCTGCTGCGCTCCAGGTGAAGCGCATGAACTGGCCCCCCTGATGCTGGCGCTGCTTCTACGGCGCTCGGGCCTGCGCGTCGTCTACCTGGGGCAGAGCATCGAAATCGCCGGATTGCTGCACACCATACGCCAGACCAGCCCGGCGCTGCTCTGTATTTCGCTCTCGATCTTCTCCTTTAAGCAAGGCCTGATCGACCTGAGCCATCTGATTTGGGAGATGTCACCACCTCGTCCCATACTCATCTGCGGTGGGCAGGCATTTGAGAAACGCCCAGACCTTATTCCACAGGTTCAAGGCCTTTACCTGAATGGAGATTTGCGCTCCAACGTCGCCTACCTGCACCAGCTGGCCTTTGAGCCTCCCAGCGGTTCAGTTGCTATACAATAG
- the tyrS gene encoding tyrosine--tRNA ligase — MNAYDELQWRGMLYEATEGLQEALATRKVTAYIGFDPTAASLHVGSLLPIMGLVRLQRYGHTPIALVGGGTGMIGDPSGKTLERQLLSKEQIEYNIAGIREQLSHFLDFDARENPAMLLNNADWLAPLRLIDFLRDTGKHFTVNYMLAKESVKRRYEQGDGISFTEFSYMLLQAYDFLTLYDRYHCTVQMGGSDQWGNIVAGIELIRKLREDRAYGGVFPLVTSSGGVKFGKTEAGTIWLDPYLTSPFRFYQFWINTDDRDVITYLKYFTMLNREEIAELETATLVAPEKREAQRRLAQEVTRMVHGEANLRKAIQASQVLFGGAITDLSGEDVLDIFAEVPSTEMSRALFEGEGMPLVDVVVACGFASSKGAARRMIEQGGIYVNNSRVTEARAMISLSDFIEGQYLVMRKGAREYHLIRAS; from the coding sequence ATGAATGCATATGATGAACTTCAGTGGAGAGGTATGCTCTACGAGGCGACCGAGGGCCTTCAAGAGGCGCTGGCTACGCGAAAGGTGACCGCCTATATCGGCTTCGATCCCACTGCCGCCAGCCTGCATGTAGGCTCTTTGCTGCCTATTATGGGACTGGTGAGATTGCAGCGCTATGGCCATACCCCCATTGCCCTTGTTGGCGGTGGAACCGGCATGATTGGCGACCCCAGCGGCAAAACGTTGGAACGCCAACTACTTTCAAAGGAGCAGATCGAATACAACATCGCGGGCATTCGCGAACAATTGAGCCACTTCCTCGATTTCGACGCCAGGGAAAACCCCGCCATGCTGCTCAACAACGCCGATTGGCTGGCCCCTCTTCGCCTCATCGATTTCTTGCGCGATACCGGCAAGCATTTTACCGTCAACTATATGCTTGCCAAAGAATCGGTCAAGCGCCGCTACGAGCAGGGAGATGGCATCTCGTTTACAGAGTTCAGCTACATGCTGCTGCAAGCCTACGATTTTCTCACCCTGTATGATCGCTATCACTGTACTGTACAGATGGGCGGCAGCGATCAATGGGGCAATATCGTGGCCGGCATCGAGCTGATTCGTAAGCTGCGCGAGGATAGAGCCTATGGCGGCGTCTTCCCATTGGTAACCAGCAGCGGCGGCGTCAAATTCGGTAAAACCGAGGCCGGAACCATCTGGCTTGATCCTTATCTCACCTCGCCGTTCCGCTTTTATCAGTTCTGGATCAATACCGACGACCGCGATGTCATTACGTACCTGAAATACTTTACGATGCTCAACCGCGAGGAGATCGCCGAACTGGAAACGGCCACGCTGGTAGCCCCCGAAAAACGCGAGGCCCAGCGGCGTTTAGCGCAGGAAGTGACGCGTATGGTGCATGGCGAAGCCAACCTGCGCAAAGCGATCCAGGCCTCTCAAGTCCTCTTCGGCGGCGCGATCACTGATCTGAGCGGCGAGGATGTGCTGGATATCTTCGCGGAAGTCCCATCCACCGAGATGTCGCGGGCGCTCTTCGAGGGCGAAGGCATGCCTCTGGTAGATGTCGTCGTCGCCTGCGGCTTTGCCAGCTCCAAAGGCGCGGCAAGGCGCATGATCGAGCAGGGCGGCATCTATGTCAACAACTCTCGTGTCACCGAAGCGCGCGCGATGATCTCCCTCTCTGATTTCATCGAAGGGCAATACCTGGTCATGCGCAAGGGCGCCAGGGAATATCATCTCATTCGCGCCTCGTGA
- a CDS encoding YafY family protein has protein sequence MNRTDRLLAIVLELQGKGHQRAEDLARTFETSKRTIYRDMQALGQAGVPLISVPGRGYALMKGYFLPPLSFTTDEATMLLLGSDFMAQRFDAQYRAAALSASRKIEGVLPENLRDEVHYLQSSIRFISGDNLESSPRAELLQQLRRAIIQRTTVRFCYHTRHSADGRGEQTIRKADPYGLAHTGGAWYLVAWCHLRHAIRNFRLDRMEHLELLPEAFERPSNFTMRLERTVDERSITIRVLFDAEVARWVQESPSFYMVSQEQTSDGLLVTLHARQESEVLQWLLSWGRHAQVLEPESLRARLADEARAMLENYR, from the coding sequence ATGAACAGAACTGATCGCCTGCTGGCAATCGTACTGGAGTTGCAAGGTAAGGGGCACCAGCGCGCCGAGGACCTGGCCAGAACCTTCGAGACCAGCAAACGCACCATTTATCGCGATATGCAGGCACTGGGTCAGGCAGGTGTCCCGTTAATTTCTGTGCCTGGACGCGGTTACGCTTTGATGAAGGGCTACTTCTTGCCGCCGTTGAGCTTTACCACCGACGAGGCAACCATGCTGCTACTCGGCAGCGACTTCATGGCGCAGCGCTTTGATGCCCAGTATCGCGCTGCCGCGCTCTCCGCCAGCCGCAAGATCGAGGGCGTACTCCCTGAAAACCTGCGCGATGAGGTCCATTACTTACAAAGCAGCATTCGTTTCATTTCGGGAGATAACCTGGAATCCTCCCCTCGCGCAGAACTGCTGCAACAACTGCGACGCGCGATCATCCAGCGAACCACGGTGCGCTTCTGCTATCATACTCGCCATAGTGCAGATGGTAGGGGCGAACAGACGATCCGTAAAGCCGACCCTTACGGCCTCGCCCATACCGGAGGCGCCTGGTACCTGGTTGCCTGGTGTCACCTGCGGCATGCTATTCGCAATTTCCGGCTCGACCGCATGGAACATCTCGAACTGCTACCAGAAGCATTTGAGCGTCCTTCCAATTTTACGATGCGCCTGGAGCGAACAGTTGACGAGCGCTCCATAACCATTCGCGTGCTTTTTGATGCTGAGGTAGCACGCTGGGTACAAGAATCTCCTTCATTCTATATGGTTAGCCAGGAACAGACTTCTGATGGGCTGCTGGTGACGCTGCATGCGCGGCAGGAGAGCGAGGTGCTGCAATGGCTGCTCAGCTGGGGCCGCCACGCGCAGGTGCTTGAGCCGGAATCGCTGCGCGCGCGTTTAGCGGATGAGGCGCGCGCAATGCTGGAAAACTATCGATGA
- a CDS encoding NUDIX domain-containing protein, with the protein MLKSFTKACSRLKKRMRRTIKIGAFGIILDEQKRVLLCHRCDVDLWNLPGGGVEAGETPEQAVVREVKEEVGLKVAPRKLVGIYIHLRKFNFAFSYVCDITGGKLKKSDEADKIDYFAFQQIPGNTYPFHVERIADALEKPGWFRLRLEFGPSAKKLYKQGKLKKR; encoded by the coding sequence ATGCTGAAGAGCTTTACAAAAGCCTGCTCTCGCTTGAAAAAGAGGATGAGGCGTACAATCAAAATAGGCGCTTTTGGCATTATTCTGGACGAGCAGAAACGAGTCTTGCTCTGCCACAGGTGCGATGTAGACCTCTGGAACCTGCCCGGCGGCGGAGTCGAGGCAGGAGAGACACCTGAACAGGCAGTAGTGCGCGAGGTCAAGGAAGAAGTGGGGTTGAAAGTAGCACCTCGAAAATTGGTAGGGATATATATACATCTCCGGAAGTTCAATTTTGCATTCTCTTATGTTTGTGATATAACCGGGGGAAAGCTAAAGAAAAGCGATGAGGCCGACAAGATCGACTACTTTGCATTTCAGCAGATACCGGGCAATACCTATCCATTCCATGTAGAGAGAATTGCAGACGCTTTAGAAAAGCCAGGCTGGTTCCGGCTGAGGTTGGAATTTGGTCCATCGGCGAAAAAGCTGTACAAACAGGGCAAGCTCAAGAAGAGATGA
- a CDS encoding MFS transporter, whose protein sequence is MQQKETKANKIEDELLAGRDQSGPYAQDAINTDGAQSAMVSPDELKQTIRQEAARPGDDSRTKGYEERANKWAVLSIVAIGVFMATLDSSIVNISLPTIAHYFGTALTGAVEWVIIAYLVVIAGVLLTIGRLADMIGRKPIWVSGLIIFTAGSAISGASISLGMLIAARALQGLGGALIMAISPAMLTSAFPPSERGRALGMNAVIVALGVSVGPTLGGIITENFTWRWIFYVNVPIGIIGIIATLRILTERLHRNPGRFDPWGALLLAVGLVALTAGLSFGQEWGWTSPLLISTIVVSVIAFALLVIVELRVADPIIKFALLRDRVFLSANISLILSFLALFAVSFMLPFYLEELRGFSTEQAGLLLTPLPLTIAVLAPFSGALADRIGTRWLAAGGLSIACIGLIFISQLNAQSSIWDIIWRLVLTGVGQAMFQSPNNSALMGAAPRGQQGVAAGFLATGRVVGQSLSVALAGAVFASFGGALAGLLLASHRASPAQIPALQQTFNAGFHAAFITSAAIAAIGILTSLVRGKENR, encoded by the coding sequence ATGCAACAAAAAGAGACGAAGGCAAACAAAATAGAGGATGAACTGCTCGCGGGGCGCGATCAATCTGGCCCCTACGCGCAGGATGCGATCAATACGGATGGGGCGCAGTCCGCTATGGTCTCCCCGGATGAGCTAAAGCAAACGATACGGCAGGAAGCTGCTCGTCCCGGAGACGATAGCAGAACGAAAGGCTATGAAGAACGAGCCAACAAGTGGGCTGTCCTCTCCATCGTCGCGATTGGCGTCTTCATGGCAACGCTCGACTCTTCTATCGTCAATATCAGCCTTCCTACTATTGCACATTATTTCGGCACCGCGCTGACCGGCGCGGTTGAATGGGTCATTATCGCCTACCTGGTTGTTATCGCGGGTGTGCTGCTTACCATCGGACGACTGGCGGATATGATAGGACGCAAGCCGATCTGGGTGTCGGGATTGATCATTTTCACCGCCGGGTCGGCCATTAGCGGCGCCTCTATTTCGCTGGGCATGTTGATTGCCGCGCGCGCGTTGCAAGGGCTGGGTGGGGCACTGATTATGGCGATCAGCCCTGCCATGCTGACCAGCGCATTTCCTCCTTCGGAGCGCGGGCGCGCGTTGGGCATGAACGCTGTGATTGTGGCATTGGGCGTGAGCGTCGGTCCGACCCTTGGCGGTATCATCACTGAAAATTTCACGTGGCGCTGGATTTTCTATGTCAATGTGCCCATCGGCATCATCGGAATCATTGCTACGTTGCGCATCCTGACCGAGCGTTTGCATCGCAATCCGGGCCGTTTCGATCCCTGGGGCGCACTACTGCTGGCGGTCGGGCTTGTCGCGTTGACGGCAGGACTCTCCTTTGGCCAGGAATGGGGATGGACCTCACCTCTGCTTATCAGTACAATCGTCGTGAGCGTAATTGCTTTCGCATTGCTGGTGATTGTCGAGTTGCGTGTTGCCGACCCGATCATCAAATTTGCGCTGCTGCGTGATCGCGTCTTCCTCTCGGCCAATATCAGCCTGATCCTGAGCTTCCTGGCGCTGTTTGCCGTCAGTTTCATGCTACCTTTCTACCTGGAAGAGCTGCGCGGCTTCTCGACCGAGCAGGCTGGGTTACTCTTGACGCCCTTGCCGCTGACTATAGCAGTCCTGGCACCATTCAGCGGAGCGCTCGCGGACCGTATTGGAACGCGCTGGCTGGCGGCTGGCGGCTTGAGCATCGCCTGTATCGGATTGATTTTCATCAGCCAGCTTAACGCGCAGAGTTCGATCTGGGACATCATCTGGCGGCTGGTACTGACAGGCGTGGGACAGGCCATGTTCCAATCGCCGAATAATAGCGCCTTGATGGGAGCGGCTCCGCGCGGCCAGCAAGGGGTAGCCGCGGGTTTCCTGGCAACGGGACGGGTAGTGGGGCAGAGCCTGAGTGTGGCGCTGGCAGGGGCGGTCTTCGCCAGCTTCGGCGGAGCGTTAGCCGGTCTGCTGCTGGCGAGCCACCGCGCTTCCCCGGCCCAGATACCGGCCTTGCAGCAGACATTTAACGCTGGATTCCACGCTGCCTTTATCACAAGCGCGGCTATCGCGGCAATTGGTATTCTGACCTCGCTTGTACGCGGTAAGGAAAACCGCTAG